The genomic segment TTCTTCATGCCGCTCGACCGGCCGAACACAGCATGGCTGGCGGGATTGGCGACCGATATGGAAAGCGCCGAGCCGCACATCCGCGCGGCCGCTTTTTCTGCCTCGGCCATGTGGGCAGCCAATGCTGCGACGGTGTCGCCAGCGCCCGATACGCTGGACGGCAAATGCCATCTGTCGGCGGCGAACCTGCTGACCATGGCACACCGCAGCCATGAATGGACAGGCACGCTCGCACAGTTGCGCCTCGCCTTTGCCGATACACAGCATTTCACGGTACATGGCCCCGTCCCGCCGCCCTATGGCGACGAGGGTGCCGCCAATTTCATGCGGCTATGCCCTTCGCATGGTGAGGCGGGCATCGAGATTTTTGTCTATGGCAAGGCTGGCGGCCCCTTCCCCGCGCGGCAGCATGTCGAATCGTCCAAAGCCATCGCCCGCGCCCATCGGCTGGACCCGGCAAAGACGCTGTTCGTGCAGCAGTCGGAAACGGCCATCGCCGCCGGGGCCTTCCATAATGACGTCGTTGCCGTCGCCAATGAGCGCGTTCTGTTCACCCACGAACAGGCCTTTGAATATCCGGACGAAACCTATGCCGACATCAAAAGGCTGATGCCCGAGGCGGAGATTGTGATTGTCCCTGCCGACCGCGTGTCGCTGGCCGATGCGATCCAGAGCTATTTGTTCAACGCGCAGCTTGTGACCCTGCCCGATGGCGGCATGGCGCTGATCCTGCCCAGCGAGGCGCAGGAAAATACGCGGGTCTGGGGCTGGCTGAGCGAGATGGTGGCGGGCAACGGCCCGATCCGCACGCTCATACCTGTCGACGTACGCCAGTCCATGGCCAATGGCGGCGGTCCCGCCTGTCTGCGGTTGCGCGTCGCATGCGATCCCGCCACGGTCGACCCACGCTTCATGGCGGACGAGGCGAAACTGGACCGGATTTCCGACGTTATCGCGGCGCATTGGCCGGAGACAATCGCGCCCGATCAACTGGGCAATTCCGCGCTGGTTTCCACCGTCCGCAAGGCCCGCGAGGCGCTGCTCGATGCATGCGGTCTGGCGGAGCTGCGCTAAGCGTCGAATTCCTTTACAATCGGCGTGCGCGTTAACCATTGTGATGCCTGCAAATGCTGAACTGGCACAGGCATTGCTGTTAATTATTTTAACTATGAAAAAAATCGCCCGCCTGTTCACCATAAAGACCAAATTGGAGGTCTTCCTCATCACCTACGCGCTCGGCCTGGGTGCGGCTGAAAGGGGTAAGGACTATATGGTCCAATATCCGGGCAATGTGGGCAAGATGTTCTTCGTGCTGTGCACCGTCGCGGTGTTCATCGCGGCGTCCAAGATGTTGGAGGCGATTGACCTGCACAAGGCGTTTGGGGTGGATTGAGGGGGAAAGTCCCCGGATTCTGTTGCCCGGCTCCGGGGGGCCGCTGTAACCTTTCTGTTGCCCGGCCGGTTCGGCCGCGTTCTTTTAGGATAATTTCAGACCGTGAGGCCCAAAATTACGCTGCGAGAGCAAGTGCTTCGTTATCGTTTGCACTTATGAGTTTTGAACCATTTCACGGCTTATTCATGCCGGGCAAAAACAATGCTTTTCAACGCACGTCGATCCTAGTTCAGCCCCATCAGAACGCCCGGTAAACCGGGAGATATGGTGGAGCTGCCGGGTACCGCCCCCGGGTCCGCTGCATCTATTGCACATCGCAATTTATCGCCATAGCCGGGCGAACCCGGCACCGACCCATATAGGCGATCTTTCGTGAATGGGAAGTGAAGAGCGTTAAATTAAACATTGTAACAACATGATTAGCCCTTAAAGTTCTACAATTAGAGGGCATTGAAATGGATATTGATTACTCGAGGGTTCTAGCCATTGCTGTAGCAACTGGACTTCTAGGTATTTGGCGAGGTTGGAAAGAATATCGGAACAACCTGCCGGATGACATCCGAAGTGAAATATTTTGGAACGACCGCAGATACGAAGCCCTAAAAAAAGCCATGGCTGCAGCTTGGAAAGTATATTTTTGGGCGCTCGTCTTAGTTAGCGCGATTGTAGCACTCTTTCTGTTTGAAATCATTCCACCTGAGTGGGTCTTCGGCCCATAACATATTCAAGTTTTAGAATTCAAACGCCCTGCATATTCCGGCTCTCCGCCGGAATGCGGACGACGAGGCCGTCGAGTTCGTCGGTCAACAGGATCTGGCAGGACAAGCGGCTGGTGCGCCGTGCGCCGCTGGCGAGGTCGAGCATATCTTCTTCATCTTCGACGGCGGGCGGCAATTTGTCGAACCATGCCTTGTCCACAATTACATGGCAGGTGGAGCAGGCCATCTGCCCCTCGCATGTCCCTTCGAGTGGCATCCCGGCGCCCTGCGCAACCTCCAGCAACCCTAGGCCGGTTTCGGCCTCAACCTCATGTGCGTCGCCTTCGGCGTTGATGAAGGTTATCTTGATCATAACATCGCCCCTGCTGCACGATTGATTGCTTCGGCAGCAATATCAATTTCCGCAAGCGTCGTATAGCGCCCAAAACCAAGCCTTATCGAAGATTTTGCTTGTGTTTGGGACAGTCCGAGCGCCGACAGCACATGGCTCGGGCGGCCCGAACCGCTGGCGCATGCCGATCCGGCGGAAAAGGCAATGTTGCGGCATTCCGACATCAGGCGGCCCACATCCACCCCGTCCCGGCGGATGTTGAGATTGCCTTTGTAGCGGTGGATTGTCGACCCGTTCACGGTCCAGTCCGAAAATGCCGCAATGGCGTGGTCCCATAACAGCGCGACATGCGCGTCATCCTGCTCCATCCGCTGTGCGGCCAGCTGCGCCGCTGCGCCAAAGCCTGCGCATAAGGCTGGCGACAAGGTTCCAGAACGCAGCCCCTGTTCTTGCCCGCCGCCATGCATCAAGGGTGTAAGTTCAATCCCGTCGCGCACCCACAAGGCACCAATGCCCTTGGGTCCGTGAATCTTGTGCGCGGACACCGCAATCATATCCGGCCCGTCGGGGATTGGCATCCGGCCAAAGGCCTGCACCGCATCGCACAGCAGCAGACCGCCCTGTATATGGCATTGCTCGGCAAGATCGGCGACCGGCTGGATCGTTCCGATTTCATTATTCACGAGCATGGCCGCAAACAGGCCCTGCCCCGCACCATCAAACCCAGCGCGCCCGTCGGTCCCGACCGGCACAACTGCGCCGCCCAGATAGGCCACGCAATCCAGCACCGCCGCATGTTCGGTGGAAAGCGCCGCAACCGGCAAGCCGCAGCCTTTGATGGCGAGGTTGAGCGCTTCGGTCGCGCCGCTGGTGAAAATCAACTTGCCCCCTTTGGGCAGCAAGGCGGCAATCTGGTCCCGCGCCACTTCCACGGCGGCGGCCGCCTTACGTCCACCGGCATGGGCGCTGTGCGGATTCCAGAAACCGTCTTTCAACCAGGGCTCCATCGCAGCAAAGGCTTCCGGAGCCAGTGGCGTTGTTGCCTGATAATCGAGGTAAATCACGCCGCCTTTGTCCGCGCCGCGATGCCGCGCCACACATCGATAAAGCGGTCGATATGGGCTGCATTAGTTTCGGGACCGAAGCTAACCCGGATGACTTGCGAGGCCGCCTTTTCATCCCAGCCCATCGCACCCAGCACATGGCTGGTTTTCAATGTACCCGAAGAACAGGCGCTACCTGCCGACACGGCGATCCCTGCCATATCGAAGTTGATCAATTGGCTCGATGCCGCAGCGCCCGGCATCTGGTAACTCGCAATGGTCGCAAGCCGATCGCTCGCGTCGGCAACCACAATTCCCCCGGCCTCGCGCACCGCCGCATCCAGAACGGCCCGCAGACGCGCAGCTTCGGCCAGCCATGCAAATCCGGCTTCCAATGCAACGGCCAAGCCAATCGCGGCGGGGAGATTTTCGGTGCCCCGACGATAGCCCTGCTCCTGCCCGCCGGTGGGTTGCAAAAGCCCCAAATTGCGGGTCAGCAAGGCCCCGACACCCGGCGGCCCGCCCAGTTTATGCGCAGAAATCGCGATAAGGTCCGCCTCTGGCAAAGGCAATTTTCCAGCGCTTTGCGAGCAATCGGTGAATAATGTCCCTCCAACGGCACGGACCGCCGCCAGAATGTCGGGCAGCGGCTGGATCACACCGGTTTCATTGTTGACCGACTGCACGGCATAGCGGGCGGCGGCCTGAATTGCGGATGCCTCCACATAGCCGTCCGCGTTGACCGGCAGGCGCGTTTTTCCAGCCACGGCTAGCACCGCATCATGCTCAACCGCGCTGGCGATGGCATCCTGCCCGCGCAGGGCAAGTGCGATGGCTTCGCTGGCACCGCTTGTCAGGATCAGTTCGCCATCCCAGCCCAAGACGGCGTTAATCCGTGCGCGCGCATCTTCCA from the Sphingorhabdus lacus genome contains:
- a CDS encoding 2Fe-2S iron-sulfur cluster-binding protein, with translation MIKITFINAEGDAHEVEAETGLGLLEVAQGAGMPLEGTCEGQMACSTCHVIVDKAWFDKLPPAVEDEEDMLDLASGARRTSRLSCQILLTDELDGLVVRIPAESRNMQGV
- a CDS encoding N-succinylarginine dihydrolase, with amino-acid sequence MAFAEINFDGIIGPSHNYAGLSLGNIASANNAGAVSEPRAAALQGVEKMRANLRLGLPQGFFMPLDRPNTAWLAGLATDMESAEPHIRAAAFSASAMWAANAATVSPAPDTLDGKCHLSAANLLTMAHRSHEWTGTLAQLRLAFADTQHFTVHGPVPPPYGDEGAANFMRLCPSHGEAGIEIFVYGKAGGPFPARQHVESSKAIARAHRLDPAKTLFVQQSETAIAAGAFHNDVVAVANERVLFTHEQAFEYPDETYADIKRLMPEAEIVIVPADRVSLADAIQSYLFNAQLVTLPDGGMALILPSEAQENTRVWGWLSEMVAGNGPIRTLIPVDVRQSMANGGGPACLRLRVACDPATVDPRFMADEAKLDRISDVIAAHWPETIAPDQLGNSALVSTVRKAREALLDACGLAELR
- a CDS encoding cysteine desulfurase family protein; translation: MAPIPRIYLDHAATTPLLPAVREAMADAMARWANPSSPHSEGRAARAALEDARARINAVLGWDGELILTSGASEAIALALRGQDAIASAVEHDAVLAVAGKTRLPVNADGYVEASAIQAAARYAVQSVNNETGVIQPLPDILAAVRAVGGTLFTDCSQSAGKLPLPEADLIAISAHKLGGPPGVGALLTRNLGLLQPTGGQEQGYRRGTENLPAAIGLAVALEAGFAWLAEAARLRAVLDAAVREAGGIVVADASDRLATIASYQMPGAAASSQLINFDMAGIAVSAGSACSSGTLKTSHVLGAMGWDEKAASQVIRVSFGPETNAAHIDRFIDVWRGIAARTKAA
- a CDS encoding cysteine desulfurase family protein, with translation MARHRGADKGGVIYLDYQATTPLAPEAFAAMEPWLKDGFWNPHSAHAGGRKAAAAVEVARDQIAALLPKGGKLIFTSGATEALNLAIKGCGLPVAALSTEHAAVLDCVAYLGGAVVPVGTDGRAGFDGAGQGLFAAMLVNNEIGTIQPVADLAEQCHIQGGLLLCDAVQAFGRMPIPDGPDMIAVSAHKIHGPKGIGALWVRDGIELTPLMHGGGQEQGLRSGTLSPALCAGFGAAAQLAAQRMEQDDAHVALLWDHAIAAFSDWTVNGSTIHRYKGNLNIRRDGVDVGRLMSECRNIAFSAGSACASGSGRPSHVLSALGLSQTQAKSSIRLGFGRYTTLAEIDIAAEAINRAAGAML